In the genome of Anabrus simplex isolate iqAnaSimp1 chromosome 2, ASM4041472v1, whole genome shotgun sequence, the window atcgatcgaaagcattcgacttatatcgaagctccgttataccgacagttgttcgttttgactgacagtgcagcgagcacactggataatgcgctattgtgctgaagactagaCGCATGCGCAAAGtcgatgacgtcatggtttatacaccgaggccgacgagaaagaaaGAGAAGTCTCTCTCGTTGGCCTCGTTAtacactcgacgttagcccctgacgggacgtactcgggctccacctgaataccacggccgaacccttacggaGCAGGCCGAAGATTTCCGAACAGCGCACAGGCTTTGAATTGAcaatgcaaaagaacgaactgtaggagatctgcagaacgaacgaacgaacgaactgaactgaactgaactataGTAGTGTAGTGTTTATTAGGTACACTACGAATTcatacgaagagaaccgggcagtgacgatttcgTGTTGACAGCGGGAAAGTGTGTTTGTTGACAGCGGGAAAGTGTGTTTTTTGTACGAGTGGTTTGAGtgtatattttcgaatatctacttgtgcatagtgttcgCTACTGTACCTGTGTgattagtgtatttcgtttggtgtgcccAGCTATAGTGTGTATTTAGTTACGTGCCGCGTGTGTAGTTTTTATTcagttaggtaggcctacttacatagcgttataatgagcaacgttaagcaatactcgtgttctgaatgtggtaaaagctatgagtataataaaaatcttaggaaacatgtttctaaagtccatccagagaaactagatgaaattgcgccttgtttaaagggcgagacatctcttccgcaccagtgtaaattttgtgataaacaattcacacacagttataatttaaaacgccacgagcgtcagtgccacacaaacttaattggaggacctgagacagaggataaacaatttccttctttctcaagcttcctagattggaaacagcacattgaaagccaaacatgttcacagtatgtaaagaaaaggggttcttacactgcaacagataacacaaagagacattactatgtgtgtcatcgatcaggcttttttgtgtctgaaagtaaaggcatcaggcacctgaagcttcagggaagcaacaaagttgatgagatctgtccagcaagtattcgactaattgaacatgaaaatggaatgtgtgaagtaaaatatgttcccactcacagaggtcatcaaaatgatctaagccatcttgccctcacagatgtagagaggaaaacattagcaacagatattgccaaccagattccctttcaagctattctggacaaaattcgtgAATCTGTAACAGACCcaaagcttgaaagaattcatttaatcacaaaacaggatttgtataatattgagcgtagttttaacttgagctctaaatctgtcagacatcaggaggatggtacaagtgttgaggcctgggtcaatgaagtaaattcaggtgacagtccctgtgtattattctataaacctcaggggaccaccagtgaaaagcatccaaacctcagaagtgatgactttgttttaattattatgaacagtgctcagagtgaaatattaaagaaatatggtagtgactgtatatgcactgatggaacacatgggcttaatagctacgggtttgagttaataacgcttttagttctggatgacttgagacagggctttccttgtgcatttctgatttccaatagaagtgaccaggaaatattgtctctatttttcacctacattaagaatgaggttggttgtgtatccccaaaggtcttcatgtccgatttggcagaagccttctacaatgcttggaatgcagtcatgggacctgcaaccatgagattattctgctcatggcatgttgacagagcatggaggaagaatattcagaccaaagtaaatgggagggaaaaacaaggaaatgtttataaaattctgcGAACAATAATGCAAGAGACAGATTCAGTTGCTTTTGAAAGAATGCTTCCTGCCGTAATGAGTAATTTAACAGATGATCCTGACACCCACGAGTTTGCTGTATACTTCCAAAATAACTACACAAGAAATGTAAGATCCTGGGCGTATTGTTACCGCCTTAATAGTGGACTTAATACAAATATGCACATTGAGAGGATGCATGGTGCAATTAAGTACATATACTTGCATGGGAAAAGCGTGAAGAGATTAGATAAGGCGATATATGCATTAATGTGCTTTGTGAGAGACAAGCTCTTTGATAGGTTAATTGTGCTGAATAAGGGAAAACTGACAAGTAAGATGAAGGACATAAGACGGAGACATAAATGTAGCCTTGAGGTCAACAAAGACTTGATAATGAAAGAAGATACTCATTGGACAGTACCATCATCTTCAGATATTATGCAGGTGTATGTTGTTCAAGAAAATGATATTTCCTGCAACTGCAGTTTAGTATGCGATGACTGCAACACATGCATTCACCAGTATGCATGTACGTGTATAGACTCCAGTGTGAAATGGAATATGTGTAAACACATTCATTCCATTTGCCAACTGAAAAAGACCCAGGCAAATCAACAAGCAAGAGAAGATGACAGCACTGAACATCCAGTTCTGAATGTTGAAAGAGAAATTGTTGTTGACGAGGAAGCAGAAATACTGGCTCAAGTAAGCAGGAAAAGACCACCTGAAGAATATCTGCAAAATGAGAAAGATAAATCAAAGCAGAGGCTCATGGCTGTAGTGGATGGAATTTCAACCCCTCATGAAATGGAGGTCTTGAAACGGCACACAGTATCTTTGGAAGCAACAATTAATGCAGTACGCACTCAGGAGAGGCATGCACCCTTCCCCCAAGAGACTGATTCTCAGAAGAGAAATATTGTGCCACAGAGGAGATTGTTTTCAACAAAAAAGAAGAGATCACCACCACAACAAACGCTGACTAAACCcgaagatacagaagttgaaagcaTTACCATTTCACTCCTTCAACAAAATTAGGTTTGGGAGTGAATGGGCTGGTCATGTACATACAACCATTAATAGTGATAAAGAGTGTGTTTATTTTGTGACAAGAGAAGCTTCTAAATAGAGTTTCATAATAATTTTTACATATACTCTTATTTGGTGCTTTCACTTTTATGTGTATTTCCTTTGTTTGATTTACATGTTAACAATAAAGTAAAGTGAAGCAAGCTATCAGGATTATATCTCATAGGACTATCCTGCTGTAAAAAAAGGTAAGCATcgaatacaatttttttttcagaaatctaaaataataatagGAGGTGGAAGGCTGTGTTAATTGTATGCTATAGACCTATATTTGTGTATAATATAAGGGGGTGTACTTAATTCAGAGAGGCtaacagactgaatgctgaaaggcataactgtctatgaTGGTGTAATGTATGTTATTTTAATGAACATCAGTTTTTATTATATTGGTAAGGCGAGTAGTTATATGCTTGTTTACCCAGTTTGCAACTGAGTAattatgatatgaaatgaaatgtgaatagTATAACTAATAACACGGCTTTCTTAATTTACAGGTCAAGGCAGTAAAGTGTTTGGAAGATGTTGTACTGGCGGATACTTTTAAAAATTTGAGAGAAAGACAAATAAAATTATGTGTTGTCCTGTTGCCATAGCTGTTCAGATCTATTAGGTAAGGTATATTTGTACTGTATTTGTGTAAATGGAAGTATGAATCCCGAATACCTGTTACTGTTACAAAAACTCTAATTTTGTACCAATGcataattttttttcattttaggtTGAAACTTTCCCTAAGATTTTAGAGGTCTTAGGCATCCTGCAGGAGATGTAATGCTTCAGAAAAGTTACCATTCCATTCTGCTGTTGAGTACAGAAAGTCAAACTCTTCTGGTTTTGAAGAAAGGTGAAATAACCCAATTTTGAACATTTCAATTATTAGTAATCCCACCAAAAATGTTTGGCAAATGTGTCCCACACTGGAAAGGTAATTATGAACCCGATGGTCAATTTTCAAGTTTCCTAGCAGTGGCATCAGTTCAAAATTTGTATGGCTAAGAATGTATCCCAAGGGAAAAGAGCTGGAGTTTGTGGAAGGAATTTTGAATCCTCACTTGTGTTGAATGTGGAACTTATAAAGACAGTGATGGCTTGCAGTAGACTTATCCTCAAAATGGAGCTGTATTGCTTCCTGGTGCAGTCCCAACTTTGTTTCCAAACAGTTTGCAGTATTTGTAAATATCTATTCTGCTTACCAGCCAAGATTCTGAGCTCATTGAGAAAATTTATTTCTGGAATAAGAAATGGAAGAACGCCACTGACAGCAAGAAGACATAATTGGGAACTTTGAATTGCTTTCACTAAAGTTTGAATTGAGACTATTTAGTGAGCCAGAAATATGGTACTTTGGCAAATGTGGTTGTGTGTTATCAGTTGGACAGTGGTAAGTTTCCTACTGTTGAAGTATGTATTACTGTGAATATCGATTTAACTGTGGAATTGTACAGTGATGGCTGTATTATGCTTGTTGAAGATCTCTCTGATATTATGGGTAGCATTGGATAAGGCAAGTGGTCACAATTTGAAAATCTGGTATTGAAATATGAAAACAGGCAATGTCAGGCCCCTTGCAAATATTCAAGGATTTCATTAACAATAGTGATATATAATGGAAGATATACATGACCAAGGGGCTATGATCAGAAAATGTGATGTCGTCATTGACAAATTTCATCGTTTGCTTCTGTCAGAAAATGATAAGAGTATTCAGTTCACATAATGATGtgtacatttttttaatttatgcaGTCAGCTTGTTACTATCGTACATTAAGAGCAAATTCATTTCTGACACTACCACACCCCAGAACATGTGAGCAATGATTTTCTTGAATGTTATTTGTTTAGAATCCCAATCAAAACTTCGGTTTGCTAAAGTCTGCCATTACTAAACTAAATACAAGTGGAAAACATGTGGCTTCTCTTGTCACAAATAAACACACTCATTCTCACATTGCAGCTGTGATGCATAGTATACAGGCTATTTATTCCCAACACTAATGTTGCTGAAGGAATAAAATTGTAATGGCTAAATGGGCTTAGTCAGTGTTTGTTGTGGGGGGTGATTGTTCTTTTTTTGTTGAAAACAATGTCTTCTGTGGTACAATATTCCTCTTCTTAGAAGCATTCTCTTTGGGTTGTATTGTTTCCAAAGATGCTATTTGCAGTTCCAAGACCTCCATTTTTTGTGGTGTTTAAATTCCAtccactaatatatatatatatatatatatattttttttttttttgcagatattCCTCAGGTGGTCTTTTCTTCCTTACTTGGGCCAGTTTTTCTGCTTTTTCAtcaccaagttctttttcaacATTTACAACTGGGTGTTCAGTGCTGTCATCTTCTCTTGCTTGTTGATTTGCCTGGGTCTGTTTCAGTTGGCAGATGGAATGAATGTGTTTACACATATTCCATTTCACACTGGAGTCTATACACGTACATGCATACTGGTGAATGCATGTGTTGCAGTCATCGCATACTAAACTGCAGTTGCAGGAAATATCATTTTCTTGAACAACATACACCTGCATAATATCTGAAGATGATGGTACTGTCCAATGAATATCTTCTTTCATTATCAAGTCTTTGTTGACCTCAAGGCTACATTTGTCTCCGTCTTATGTCCTTCATCTTACTTGTCAGTTTTCCCTTATTCAGCACAATTAACCTATCAAAGAGCTTGTCTCTCACAAAGCACATTAATGCATATATCGCCTTATCTAATCTCTTCACGCTTTTCCCATGCAAGTATattttgaaacagtggagatcaccctcacggatgcccttaatgatctttctagatattacagcacaaaccagcttaaaccgaacccctcaaagacacaagtgtgtgcttttcatctgagaaacagggaagccactcgcaagttaaagatagtatggtcaggagtcgaactggaacactgcgagtctccaaaatatctaggagtgacacttgatagatctcttactttcaagaagcactgcatgaactgcaaatcaaaagtctccaccaggaacaatcttttacggaaactggccggatcacagtggggtagccaacctgaaaccatccgaacttctgcaatggcactatgctattctgcagcagagtatgcgtgtcctgtctggtataattcaacatatgccaaacaggtggatatagctctcaatgaaacttgcagaattataacaggttgtttgaaatccactccagttgaatggctctaccaccttgcaggaatagcacctccttctgttcgaagagaaatagctgcgaacaaggaaagaaagacagtggaacaggaaaggacccaccctctatatgggcatgcaccgcatctgcaacgtttaaagtcaaggaagagttttctcagaacttcaaaggaacttagaaccactactgaaaaagccaggttgcaattatggagggctacatcctaccttcctcctggctggataagattttctgaaactctacctcctggttacaatgaagaatggatgacctggaagtccctgaatagactgagatctggagttggcagatccaaagttaatttggcaagatggggctatatagatcaagaaaaaatccaatgtgactgcggagaagaccagacagtccaacatatgctccagtgtcgtctatgtccagcctcctgcacagaagatgaactatatcaagcatcaaaaaatgctttggaagtggccaagttttgggcaaatgtaatatagtaattataactgtgtacaacatgtatgtttctgatacgagaataataataataattgcaccatgCATCCTCTCAATGTGCATATTTGTATTAAGTCCACTATTAAGGCGGTAACAATACGCCCAGGATCTTACATTTCTTGTGTAGTTATTTTGGAAGTATACAGCAAACTCGTGGGTGTCAGGATCATCTGTTAAATTACTCATTACGGCAGGAAGCATTCTTTCAAAAGCAACTGAATCTGTCTCTTGCATTATTGTTCgcagaattttataaacatttccttgtttttccctcccatttactttggtctgaatattcttcctccatgctctgtcaacatgccatgagcagaataatctcatggttgcaggtcccatgactgcattccaagcattgtagaaggcttctgccaaatcggacatgaagacctttggggatacacaaccaacctcattcttaatgtaggtgaaaaatagagacaatatttcctggtcacttctattggaaatcagaaatgcacaaggaaagccctgtctcaagtcatccagaactaaaagcgttattaactcaaacccgtagctattaagcccatgtgttccatcagtgcatatacagtcactaccatatttctttaatatttcactctgagcactgttcataataattaaaacaaagtcatcacttctgaggtttggatgcttttcactggtggtcccctgaggtttatagaataatacacagggactgtcacctgaatttacttcattgacccaggcctcaacacttgtaccatcctcctgatgtctgacaTATTTAGAACTCAAGTTAAAACTACCCTCAATATTATACAAATactgttttgtgattaaatgaattctttcaagctttgagtctgtTACAGATTcacgaattttgtccagaatagcttgaaagggaatctggttggcaatatctgttgctaatgttttcctctctacatctttgagggcaagatggcttagatcattttgatgacctctgtgagtgggaacatattttacttcacacattccattttcatgttcaattagtcgaatacttgctggacagatctcatcaactttgttgcttccctgaagcttcaggtgcctgatgcctttactttcagacacaaaaaagcctgatcgatgacacacatagtaatgtctctttgtgttatctgttgcagtgtaagaaccccttttctttacatactgtgaacatgtttgtctttcaatgtgctgtttccaatctaggaagcttgagaaagaaggaaattgtttatcctctgtctcaggtcctccatttgagtttgtgtggcactgacgctcgtggcgttttaaattataactgtgtgtgaattgtttatcacaaaatttacactggtgcggAAGAGATGTCTTGTCCTTTAAACAAGGTgcaatttcatctagtttctctggatgggctttagaaacatgtttcctaagatttttattatactcatcgcttttaccacattcagaacacgagtattgcttaacgttgctcattataacgctatgtaagtaggcctacttacagtgaagaaaaactaaataaacatgCGGCACGTAACTAAATACACACTATAGCTGGGCTCACGAAATGAAATACACAAAATTcattagtttgatgatgatgatgtttgttgtttaaagggccctaacagctACGGCACAGCCCAAAATTCACTAGTACAGTAGGCATGAAATGAGAGAAAATAACCACTGTCCACAAATTCAGATTAACTAAATATAAATACCAACCACATGAAGAAACTATATATTTGCTGATAAGAAGCATAAGTGCTGTGGTTTTGGCAGGaaacaatgataaaagcaatatatgatagacagcagtgggtagaacagaatggCTTGGAATTGACAATGGA includes:
- the LOC137498632 gene encoding uncharacterized protein; this translates as MAPKKLPQASPPHGASIQELVRQAVAEQLQPLMSQLEELRTEYNETVKLLQDQLQAKDRELVKIKSEFKNKQDELEQYQRRQCIRIYGIPEKEDSHVIAISIARDLGVDFDLRDIDRSHRIGRRLGAKSRPLIVKFVSYRKRSEYIHKKRELKGTAVTIRDLTATRLAVLKERSGFFVSESKGIRHLKLQGSNKVDEICPASIRLIEHENGMCEVKYVPTHRGHQNDLSHLALTDVERKTLATDIANQIPFQAILDKIRESVTDPKLERIHLITKQDLYNIERSFNLSSKSVRHQEDGTSVEAWVNEVNSGDSPCVLFYKPQGTTSEKHPNLRSDDFVLIIMNSAQSEILKKYGSDCICTDGTHGLNSYGFELITLLVLDDLRQGFPCAFLISNRSDQEILSLFFTYIKNEVGCVSPKVFMSDLAEAFYNAWNAVMGPATMRLFCSWHVDRAWRKNIQTKVNGREKQGNVYKILRTIMQETDSVAFERMLPAVMSNLTDDPDTHEFAVYFQNNYTRNVRSWAYCYRLNSGLNTNMHIERMHGAIKYIYLHGKSVKRLDKAIYALMCFVRDKLFDRLIVLNKGKLTNIMQVYVVQENDISCNCSLVCDDCNTCIHQYACTCIDSSVKWNMCKHIHSICQLKKTQANQQAREDDSTEHPVLNVEREIVVDEEAEILAQVSRKRPPEEYLQNEKDKSKQRLMAVVDGISTPHEMEVLKRHTVSLEATINAVRTQERHAPFPQETDSQKRNIVPQRRLFSTKKKRSPPQQTLTKPEDTEVESITISLLQQN